The nucleotide sequence CCCGATCCTGCAGAAGTACGGCATGCATGCGGTGGTGTTCGTGGTCACCGGCTGGATGGGTGAAGGCCCGGTGCGTCCCCACGCCGGCCAGCCCGGCGCGACGCTGCCGGCGACGCCGGACCACCGCGGCTGCGAAGACGCGATCCTGCGCGAGAACCGCCATGACGACGTGATGATGCGCTGGAGCGAAGCGCGCGCGATGATCGAGGCCGGCACGTTCGAGGTGCATTGCCACACCCATACCCACACGCGCTGGATGAAGCAGGACATCAGCCGTGCGCAGAAGCGCGACGGCATCACCCGCGACCTGGAAATGGCGCGCGCGGTGCTGCAGGAACAGCTGGGCGAAGTGTCCGATACCCTGTGCTGGCCGTACGGCGATTTCGACGAGGATTACCTGCCGATCGCACGGGCGCAGGGCTTCCGTTACCTGCACACCACGCACCCGTTCGGGCGCAACGTGGTGGGTGGCGATCCGGAACACATCTATCGGTTTGCCATCCGCAACCGGCCCGCGAGCTGGCTGCGCAAGCGCATCGCGTGGAGTTACCACCCGTTGATCGCGCCGGTGTTCAACCGGTTCAAGGCCAGGCAGAAGAAGATGGCGCCGGGACCGTAACGCACACAAAAAACCCGGCCTTGGCCGGGTTTTTCATATCAGCGGCGGCTACGTATCACGCGGCAGCCGCTGCCTTCACCGCATCGGACAGACTGTCCAGCGTGCCCTGCATCAGCTCGGCGGTATCGGCCTCCACCGTGACCCGCACCACCGGCTCGGTGCCGGACGGGCGCAGGAACGCGCGGCCGCGACCCTTGACCGCCTGCTGTGCGGCCGACAGCGCCGACTGCACGCCTTCGGACTGCACGATGGCCTTGGCCGATACACCGGCCAGGCGCACGTTGACGGTCTTCTGCGGCACCTTGGTCACGTCCGACAGCGCCGCACGCAGCGAGATACCGCCACGACGCAGCACTTCCAGCACCTGCAGCGCGCTGACGATCGCATCGCCGGTGGTCGCACGGTCCAGGCACAGCAGGTGGCCCGAGGCCTCCCCACCGAGCACACCGCCGCCTTCCACCAGCGCCTGGTGAACGTAGCGGTCGCCCACATTGCTGCGCACGAACGGCAGGCCGAGGCGCTCCAGCGCCTGCTCCAGCCCGAAGTTGGTCATCAGCGTGCCCACCACCGGACCACGCAGGCGGCCCGACTTCTGCCACGCCGCCGCCAGCACGTACAGCAGATCATCGCCGTCGACCGGGTTGCCCTGGTCGTCGGCCATCAGCACGCGGTCGCCGTCGCCGTCGAAGGCGATGCCCAGGTCCGCACCGACCTCGCGCACCTTCGCGGCGAGGTTGTCGATGTGCATCGAGCCGACGCCATCATTGATGTTCACGCCATTGGGCTCGGCGCCGATGGCCACGACCTCCGCACCCAGCTCGCGGAACAGCAGCGGCGCGATGTGATACGTGGCGCCATGCGCGCAGTCCAGCACGATCTTCAGGCCACGCAGGTCGAACCCACGCGGCACGCTGGCCTTGCAGAACTCGATGTAACGGCCGACCGCGTCGCGTGCGCGCGCCGCCTTGCCCAGCCGGTCCGAATCGACCGTGGTGAACTCGGTGTCCAGCGCCGCTTCCAGCGCCAGCTCGGTATCGTCGTCGAGCTTCTCGCCGTCGGCCGAGAAGAACTTGATGCCGTTGTCGTAGTGCGGGTTATGCGAGGCGCTGATCACGATGCCGGCGTCGGCACCCAGGGTGCGGGTCAGGAACGCGACCGCCGGGGTCGGCATCGGGCCCAGCAGCTGCACGTCGGCACCCGCGGCAACCAACCCGGCTTCCAGCGCGGCTTCGAACATGTAACCCGAAATCCGGGTGTCCTTGCCGATCACCACCACCGGACGCACGCCGGGCGCATGCGTGCTGCGCTCGGTCAGCACCCGGCCCAGCGCATTGCCCAGGCGCAGCACGAAATCGGCGGAGATGACGCCCTGCCCGACCCGACCGCGGATGCCGTCGGTGCCAAAGTACTTACGCGCGGCCATCAGGCGGCGGCGTCCGGCGCGGACTGGCGGCCCAGCATGGCCAGCAGTTCGGCCAGGCGGTCGCGCATTTCACGGCGGTCGCAGATCTGGTCGATGGCGCCGTGCTCGAGCAGGAATTCGGAACGCTGGAAGCCTTCCGGCAGCTTCTCGCGCACGGTCTGTTCGATCACGCGCGGGCCGGCGAAGCCGATCAGCGCCTGCGGTTCGGCGATGTTGATGTCGCCCAGCATCGCGAACGACGCGGAAACGCCACCGGTGGTCGGGTGGGTCAGCACCGAGATGTACGGCAGGCCGGCGTCGCGCAGGCGACCCAGCGCGGCCGAGGTCTTGGCCATCTGCATCAGCGAGAACAGGCCTTCCTGCATGCGCGCGCCGCCGCTGGCGGAGAAGCACACGTAGGGGGCACCGATTTCCAGCGCCTTTTCGGCTGCCAGCGAGAAGCGCTCACCGACCACCGAGCCCATCGAACCGCCCATGAAGGCGAAATCGAAGGCCGAGGCCACCAGCGGCCGGCCCTTGAGCAGGCCCTGCATGGCGATCAGCGCGTCGTACTCGCCGGTGTTCTTCTGCGAGGCCTTGATGCGTTCGCTGTACTTCTTCTGGTCCTTGAACTTGAGCAGGTCGGTCGGTCCCAGGCGCGCAGCGATCTCGGTGGTGCTGTCGGCGTCGAACAGCGAGGCCAGGCGTGCGCGCGCGCGGATCGCCATGTGGTGGCCGCACTTCGGGCAGACTTCCAGGTTTTCTTCCAGCTCAGGACCGTAAAGCGCGCTGCCGCAGCTGCTGCACTTTTCCCACAGGCCCTCGGGGACGCTGCGCTTCTTGCTGGGGACGTTGTCGGTGCGGATGCCCGACGGCATCAACTTGCTGAGCCAACTCATGCGGGATGACACTTCCGTTCAGGGCGGCCCGAAAGCCGCAAAGGCGGACAGTCTAGCTCACCGGCTGTGGAGCCGGGATCCCTACGGGGGCGTGTGGATTGGGACATCGGATCAGCGCGGGCCATCCAGGGCGTCACGCAGCGGCTGCAGGAATACCCTGGCCGTGCGGGCCGCAGCCTCGGCGCTGTCTGCCTCCGCGAGCGCCGCCACCAGTGCGCTGCCCACCACCACGCCATCGGCCTCGGCGGCCATCGCCGCTGCGCTGGCGGCGTCCTTGATCCCGAAACCAGCCACTACCGGCACGCTGGAACGCCCGCGCAGATCGCGCAGGCGGGCGCCGGCGGCGCTGCTGTCCAGGCGCTCGGAGGCGCCGGTGACGCCGGCGAAACTCACGTAGTATAGGTAGCCGCGGGCCATGCCCGCGAGCAGGTCCAGGCGGCTGTCGGCGGTGGTCGGCGAGGCCAGCAGGATCAGCGCCAGCCCGGCCGCGTTGAAGATCGCCAGGGTCTCTTCGGCCTCTTCCGGCGGCAGGTCGACCAGCAGCACCCCGTCCACGCCTGCGGCAATGGCCGCCTCGGCGAACTTCGCGGTGCCGTGGATCTCCACCGGGTTCAGGTAGCCCATCAGCACCACCGGGGTGGTGGGGTCGTCACGACGGAACGCGGCGACTGTTTCCAGTACGTAGCGCAGGCCCGCGCCACGCGCCAGCGCGCGCTCGGAACTGCGCTGGATGGTGGGGCCGTCGGCCATCGGGTCGGAGAACGGCACGCCGAGTTCGATCACGTCGGCGCCTGCGGCGGCCAGGGCGTGCATGACCGGCACGGTGGCCTCCAGGCCCGGATCGCCGGCAGTGATGAACGGAATCAGCGCCTTGCGGTGGCTGGCACGCAGGCGGGCAAAGCAGGCATCGAGTCGGTCGACAGGCATTTCAGGCACATCCTTCAATCAGTTCAACAGCGCCACTGGCGCCCCAATACAGCGTGGAAATCATTCCGTCGAAGATCTCCAGGCGGATCGCCAGATCCGAGCCCGGGTCCTGCCAGGTGAGGTAGTGACCCGTTTCCGGGTCGTAGGCATGCGGCTTGCGGGTAGTACCCGGCGGCAGGCGCTTGAGCGCCTCTGCTTCGGTCATGCCCAGGCGCAGCCCGAACGGGCCGGGCTGGGTGATCGCCTCGTTCGACCCGTCAATGCTGGCCAGGTCGAAACGCTGCACGTGGTCGTCCTCGACCATCATCGCCACGCCTTCAGGCAGGCTGCCGCGCTCGTAGTACTCGCAGGCGCCGGCCGGCTCGCCGTCGCTCAGCCCGGCCGAGTGCCATTCGCCCTCGGCTTCGACCTCGCTGAAGCGCTGCCCGACCAGCACATCGCCGGCGTGGTCCAGTGCCACCGACACCACTGCGGGTGCGGTTGCATCGGCGTCGGCACCGATGGCGCCTTCAGGCGCGCTGTCGAGCGGACGCTTGGCCGCGTCGTCCGTAGGGGCCGATGCCGGGGGCGGGTCGACGGCCGGCTTCGCCGGCGTCGCCAGCACCGGCGGCTCCGGCGCGGTGCAGCCGGCCAGGCCGGCCACGATCAGCAGCGCACTTCCCTGGCGCAGCACCGGATTCACAGGATCAGACCCTCGCGCGCGGCGATGGTATGCACGTCCTTGTCGCCGCGCCCGGACAGGTTGCACAGCACCAGCTTGTCCTTCGGAAGTTCGCGCGCCAGCTTGATCGCCTGGGCCACCGCATGGCTGGATTCCAGCGCGGCCAGGATGCCTTCGCTGTGCGCCAGCTGGTGGAACGCGGCCAGTGCTTCGTCGTCGGTGATGCCCAGGTATTCGGCACGGCCGCTGTCGGCCAGGAACGCATGTTCCGGACCCACGCCGGGGTAGTCCAGGCCGGCCGACACCGAATGGGTTTCGATGATCTGGCCGTCGTCGTCGCAGATCACATAGGTGCGGTTGCCGTGCAGCACGCCGGGACGACCTGCCGCGATGGAGGCAGCATGGCGGCCGGTTTCAATGCCATCACCGGCCGCTTCGGCACCGACGATGCGGACCTCGCGATCGTTGAGGAAGGCATGGAACAGGCCGATGGCATTGCTGCCGCCGCCGACGCAGGCGGTGATCGCATCGGGCAGGCGGCCGTAGTCGGTGAGCATCTGCGCACGCGCTTCGCGGCCGACGATGGCATTGAAGTCGCGCACCATGCGCGGGTACGGATCAGGACCGGCCACGGTGCCGATGATGTAGAAGGTGTCGCGCACGTTGGTGACCCAGTCGCGCATCGCTTCGTTGAGCGCGTCCTTCAGGGTGGCCGAGCCGGAGGTCACCGGTACCACCGTCGCGCCCAGCAGCTTCATGCGGTAGACGTTGATTTTCTGCCGCTCGATGTCGGTGGCGCCCATGTACACCACGCACTCCAGGCCCAGCCGCGCGGCCACCGTGGCACTGGCCACGCCGTGCTGGCCGGCACCGGTCTCGGCGATGATGCGCTTCTTGCCCATCCGCGCGGCCAGCAGCGCCTGGCCGATGGTGTTGTTGATCTTGTGCGCGCCGGTGTGGTTCAGGTCTTCGCGCTTGAGCAGGATCTGCGCACCGCCGACCTGCTGGCTGAGCCGCTCGGCGTGGTAGATCGGGCTGGGCCGGCCCACGTAATGGGTGAGGTCCTTGTCGTAGGCGGCAATGAAGGCAGGATCGCGGCGCGCTTCGTCGTAGGCCGCGGCCAGTTCCTGCAGCGGCCCGATCAGGGTTTCGGCGACGAAACTGCCGCCGTAGCGGCCGAAGTGGCCCTGGGCGTCGGGATAGGCGTGGAAATCTGTGATGGGGGATGCGGGGGATGCGGACATGACGCGACAGCCGATGGAGACAGGCTGACAATCTAACGCACATGTCCTTACCGGAATATCGATATTATCTGCATCGACCCGTCAGGAAAACTCACATGAGCCAGACGCCCCTGCCCCCGCTCAATGCCCTGCGCAGCTTCGAGGCCACGGCCCGGCTGGGCGGGGTCGGTCGGGCCGCCGAAGCACTGCATGTCACCCACGGCGCGATCAGCCGCCAGTTGCGGCTGCTGGAGGAGCATCTGGGCGTGACGCTGTTCGAGCGCGAGGGGCGCGGGGTGCGGCTGACCGCCGCCGGTACCGCGCTGCAGGCCGCGTGCGACGGCGCCTTCACCCAGATCCGCGACGCGGTGGACCGCCTGCAGCGCCAGCAGCGCCCCGACGCGCTGGTACTGGGCTGCAGCGGCAGCATCCTGGCGCGCTGGATGATCCCGCGCCTGCCCGCCCTGCAGGCCGAGCTGCCGCAGCTGGCGCTGCACTGGTCGGCCCAGGACGGCAGCTTCACCGAGCAGCAGCAGGCACTGGACGCGGTGCTGCTGCTGGCGCAGCCGCCGTGGCCGCGCGGCTGGCAGGTCCGCGAACTGGCCCCGGAACGGGTGGGCGTGGTGGTCAGCCCGCAGCATCCGGCGGCCGCCCGCTTCCGCCACCAGCCACCGCACGCGCTGCTCGGCGAACCGCTGCTGCATACCACCTCGCGCCCGCAGGCCTGGCCGGAGTGGGCGCTGTCGCATGGCCTGGACCCGGCGCAGCTGCAGCTGGGCACCGGGTTCGAGCATCTGTATTTCCTGCTGGAAGCTGCCGTGGCCGGGCTGGGCGTGGCAATCGCACCGGAACCGCTGGTGGCCGATGAGCTGGCGGCGGGCCGGCTGCTGGCGCCGTGGGGGTTCGGCGCGACCGGCGGTTTCTGGGTGTTGGCGACGCCGGAGGGTCGGCAGGATGCGCGGGTAGACGCATTGAGCGACTGGCTGGCGAGTACGTTGGCGTAGTGCCGGCCGCTGGCCGGCATTACGCAGCGGTTGGCTGCGCCAGGCGCTGCTGCACTTCATCGCGCAGCCGGGCCAGCTCCACCTCGGCCTGCTGGCGCTGCTGCATGCCGTCGCGGTGGATGCTGCGGACTTCTTCCACGGTGGCAATCAGCTGGTCGTGCGCGTGGCGCAGGGTGGCCACGTCGATGACGGCGCGCTGGTTGGCCTTGGCGGTTTCCACCGAGGTCTGGCGCATCAGGTCCGCATTGCGGCGCATCAGGTCATTGGTCGCGTCGTCGATCGCGTTGGACAGCTCCACCGCATTCTTCTGCTCGCTCAGCGACAGCTGGATGGCGAACTGGCGCTTCCACGACGGAATGGTGATGTCGCGAACCGTGTTGAACTTCTCGATCAGCTGGATCGCATTGGCCTGGATCAGACGGATCATGGGCAGCGACTGGTCGGCCGCGTGCTGCATCACCCGCAGGTCGCCCACGCGCTTGTCCAGCAGCCGGATCGCATTGTCCAGTTCGTTCTGTCGGATGCGCAGCTGGGGATCGTCGGTACCCACGTTGGCCTGCTGTTCCAGATGCAACTCCGCAAGCCGCTGCTTGCCCGCCGCGATGTGCAGCCCCAGCGCATGGCGCTCCTCCCGCACGATCTCGTGCATGCGGTCGAACTCACCCACGCGCTGGCCCATCAGTGCCTGTTGGCCGCCCACATCGCCCAGCAGCTGTTCGATCTGGCGGTTGGTGTCGCTGAATTTCTGTACCAGTTCGCCCTTGGACGCGCGCAGCTTGTCGATCAAACCGCCAATCACCGGCAGCTTGGAGCGCTGGGTCAATGCATCCAGGTTGAGCGTGCGCGCAATGCGCACCACTTCGCCCAGCTTGTCGCCACTGGCGTCCAGGTCGCGGTTGCGCACCTGGTCGAGCAGCTGGCTGGAAAACGCAGCAGTCTTGGCGGCTGCGTCACGCCCGAACACCTGCAGGTTGCCCGGACGGATGTCCTCCAGGCTGCGGCCGATTTCGGCGATGCGCGGCAGATCCTCGCGCACCAGGCCCAAGGCCTGCAGGCTGGCGTCGTCCACGGCGGTGGGTGCCACGGCAAGCACCGGATTGGCCTGGGTGTCCTGGGTCATGGTGCGATCTCCTTGAAGAGGGTCATTGGGGTGCACGGGTCAGTCCAGTCTAGCCTGCACCGAGGCCAGCTCGGCGCTGACCTGTGCGTGCAGCTGCGCGGCCTGCTGGTCGCGCTGCTGCTGGTCGCCGGCGTGCCTGGCCAGTACGGCCTGGCGCCAGGCGGGCAGCAAGGTTTCGAGGATGCGTTGGCTGCGCGCCAGCAGTGCGCCATCCTGCTCGGCCAGCAACCGCCACTGGCCCGCTTCCACCTGCTGCAGGGCACCCAGGCGACGAAGGTGGTCCAGTCGCTGGACCAGCACCTCCTGCAGTGCTGCAGGCAGGCTCGACAGCTGTTCCTCCCCGCTTTCGATCCACGCCTGTACTGCCTGCACGGCAGTGGTGGCGCGCGCCTGCGCGAGGTCACGGTCCGCGCGTTGATCGCGTAACGCCTGCAGCGCGGCTTCCGCCTGGGCACGCAGTACCCCCAGGCGCGGCTGCCAGGCCTGGGCGTCCAGTTCGCGCGCCACGTCACGACCCCACAGCCGATCCCACCAGCCCGCCTTGCGGCGCACGCCGCCCGGGGTCGCCGACTGCATCACCTGCGCAAGCTGGTCGAGCACCTGGAGCAGCGGCTGCCCTGCCTGGTCTGCGGCAGCAGGTGCACCGGCCTGCTCCAGCGCTGCAAGCAGCGCTTCGCCATAGCGCGCCAGACTGGACGCGTCCCGGGCGGGTGGCTCCGGCACGGGCCAGGGTGAACTCATACGCGCGCGTCGTCGGGGGCCGGAGTGTCGCGCGGCGGCACCGACGCGGCGCCGTAGAAGTGACGCATCAGCGCCTCGTCCAGTGCGCGCTCCTCAGGCGTGCTGGCGCGCCGCACGCGCGCACGCGGTGCCGCTGCCGGTTCACGCTCCATCTGCTGGCGCACCCAGCCGGCCAGCAGCGCCAGGATTTCGCCGGTGCGTGCCTGCTCGGCGTTGGACTGGCCGATCAGCTGCAACAACGGCGCAAGCCCATCCTGCAAGCCTTGCGAAAGGGGTACCGGGTCGGCAGGCACGACGGCTGCTTCCACCTGTGCCTGCGCCAGCCGCTCAAGCGCGGCCAGCAGCGCCGGCCACGGTGCCGGGTCGGCCACCGCCACGGGCGCGGGCTCGGCAGTGCGCTGCAGGGCGCCGGCAATATCGGCCAGCTGCGCCACCACGCGCCCGCCGACATCCGCGTCGCCGGCACCCATCGCCTTGTTGCGCAGGAAGTCGCGCTTGATCTGCGCCCAGCGCTGCTGCTGTTCTTCGGTGAGCACGCCACGCAGCTCGGCCAGCTTGAGCAGGTTCTCTTCGGCACCGGTAGTGAGCAGCTGTGCCTCGCCCAGGTAGTGATCGGAGATCAACTGCTGCAGCTCGGCCGGGTTCATGACCGGGGAAAGCTTCTCGGCCAGCTTGTTCATGTTGCGGTAGCTGCCCTGCAGGCGGAACGGCGGTTCGGTCCGGTAGCGGTCGTCCTGTGCAGCGCTGGCGATGTACTGCTGGTTGACCCGGTAGACCACGTCGCGCATGGCGAGCATGCGCTGCAGGGTGCCGACGATCTCGTTGATCTCGGCACCACTGTAGGCATGGCTGAGCGCATTGGTGGACACCTCCCTGCCCATCGCGCGGTCGACCAGCAGGTACAGGTCGGCCATCTCGCGCGTGGCCAGCGGTGCCAGCACCGGGTTGGAGGTCAGGCTGTTTTCGACATAGCTGAGGGTGAAGGCATCCTCCATGCCACCCAGCACGTCGCCCAGGTTGTAGATGTCGGCGCGGTTGGCAAGCATGTCCGGAATCTTGAACACCTCGCCGGATTCGGTGTACGGGTTGCCAGCCATCACCACGCAGAACTTCTTGCCGCGCATGTCGTAGGTCCGGGTGCGGCCGCGCCACACGCCTTCGATGCGGCGGGTGCCGTCGCACAGCGAGATGAACTTCTGCAGGAACTCCGGATGGGTGTGCTGGATGTCGTCGACATACAGCATGGTGTTGTTGCCCATCTCCAGCGCCAGGTTGAGCTTCTCCAGCTCCTGCCGCGAGGTGGCGTCCGGAGCCTGGGCCGGGTCCAGCGAACGCACCTCGTGACCCAGCGCAGGACCGTTGATCTTCATGAAGACCAGCCCCAGCCGGTGCGCCACGTACTCCATCAACGTGGTTTTGCCGTAGCCCGGAGGGGAGATCATCATCAGCAGGCCCATCAGGTCGCTGCGCTTGTTCTCGCCCGCCGTGCCCATCTGCTTGGCCAGGTTGTCGCCGATCACGCCCAGGTAGACGTCGTTGATGAGCTTGTTGCGCACGAACGAGGACAACGGCCTGGCCTTGAACTCGGCAAGGCGCAGCGCATCGCGCTCGCGCGCGATGATGCGCTGGCGCACACCCTGGTAGGCGTGGAAGGCAGGCACGAACGTATGCAGGTGCGTACGCAGTCGGGCCAGGAAGTCGTCCAGCGACAACAACAGTCGCCCCTGCTGGATGCGTGCGTGTTCACCGAGCAGGCCCTCGACCTGCACCAGCAGTGCAACATCGCTGGGCCGGGTGCGAACCGCGCGCGCAACCAGCAGCAGCGCGGCGGCTTCATCGGCATAGGCGGCGTGGTCGGTGAACGCGGGTAGCTGGCACAGCGCACGCAGCCACTGCCCGGCGAGCGCCCAGCGCGCGGCCAGGCCGTCCTGCTCGCGATGCAATGCCCGGTCGAAGGCCTCGCGTTGACCGGCCGCCTGCAGGTGCTGGCCCAGTGCGTCCAGCAGGGCCTGCGCGTACCGGCTGGTGCTGAACACCAGGTCGCCGGCGCTGAGCTCGTCCGCCAGGCAGGCCGCCGCAGCCTGTGCATCGGCAGCACTGAACGGCAGCGCACGCTCGGCGACAAAACCAGCCACCGCACGGTCCATCTCGGCCAGCAGGGCCTGCTGCCCTTCGGGCGACCGGAACAGGCGGGCAATGGCATCGGCGCCGGCCTGGCGACTGGCCCACTGGGCCACGTCGTCGCGGCGCTGATGCGTGGCCCAGAACAACAGCGCCACGGCACGCGCGCGCGGCGCATGCTGCAGCGTTCCGGCGGCCTGCTGCAGGGGCAGCAGGGCGTGCAGCACGCGGCTGGCATCGTGATCGTGGATGCCGCGTTCGTAGCCTTCGCGGTACCGCGGCGCGGCGAAGTCGCGCACGATCCGCTCCAGCGCGTCCGGCTCGGCGGCCGCGTGCTGCAGGGTGGGCAGGTCCAGGCCCTCGCGACCTTCCATCGCCGCCAGCAGCAGGCTGCCGGCCAGGTACTCGCCCCGGTA is from Stenotrophomonas bentonitica and encodes:
- a CDS encoding polysaccharide deacetylase family protein, which translates into the protein MANARTVPVLMHHHVSPSPGMITVSPENFESQIAWLAANGWTSLTLAQYADFLAGRPVPRKSIVITFDDGYLDNWVYAHPILQKYGMHAVVFVVTGWMGEGPVRPHAGQPGATLPATPDHRGCEDAILRENRHDDVMMRWSEARAMIEAGTFEVHCHTHTHTRWMKQDISRAQKRDGITRDLEMARAVLQEQLGEVSDTLCWPYGDFDEDYLPIARAQGFRYLHTTHPFGRNVVGGDPEHIYRFAIRNRPASWLRKRIAWSYHPLIAPVFNRFKARQKKMAPGP
- the glmM gene encoding phosphoglucosamine mutase → MAARKYFGTDGIRGRVGQGVISADFVLRLGNALGRVLTERSTHAPGVRPVVVIGKDTRISGYMFEAALEAGLVAAGADVQLLGPMPTPAVAFLTRTLGADAGIVISASHNPHYDNGIKFFSADGEKLDDDTELALEAALDTEFTTVDSDRLGKAARARDAVGRYIEFCKASVPRGFDLRGLKIVLDCAHGATYHIAPLLFRELGAEVVAIGAEPNGVNINDGVGSMHIDNLAAKVREVGADLGIAFDGDGDRVLMADDQGNPVDGDDLLYVLAAAWQKSGRLRGPVVGTLMTNFGLEQALERLGLPFVRSNVGDRYVHQALVEGGGVLGGEASGHLLCLDRATTGDAIVSALQVLEVLRRGGISLRAALSDVTKVPQKTVNVRLAGVSAKAIVQSEGVQSALSAAQQAVKGRGRAFLRPSGTEPVVRVTVEADTAELMQGTLDSLSDAVKAAAAA
- the accD gene encoding acetyl-CoA carboxylase, carboxyltransferase subunit beta, which produces MSWLSKLMPSGIRTDNVPSKKRSVPEGLWEKCSSCGSALYGPELEENLEVCPKCGHHMAIRARARLASLFDADSTTEIAARLGPTDLLKFKDQKKYSERIKASQKNTGEYDALIAMQGLLKGRPLVASAFDFAFMGGSMGSVVGERFSLAAEKALEIGAPYVCFSASGGARMQEGLFSLMQMAKTSAALGRLRDAGLPYISVLTHPTTGGVSASFAMLGDINIAEPQALIGFAGPRVIEQTVREKLPEGFQRSEFLLEHGAIDQICDRREMRDRLAELLAMLGRQSAPDAAA
- the trpA gene encoding tryptophan synthase subunit alpha — encoded protein: MPVDRLDACFARLRASHRKALIPFITAGDPGLEATVPVMHALAAAGADVIELGVPFSDPMADGPTIQRSSERALARGAGLRYVLETVAAFRRDDPTTPVVLMGYLNPVEIHGTAKFAEAAIAAGVDGVLLVDLPPEEAEETLAIFNAAGLALILLASPTTADSRLDLLAGMARGYLYYVSFAGVTGASERLDSSAAGARLRDLRGRSSVPVVAGFGIKDAASAAAMAAEADGVVVGSALVAALAEADSAEAAARTARVFLQPLRDALDGPR
- the trpB gene encoding tryptophan synthase subunit beta, encoding MSASPASPITDFHAYPDAQGHFGRYGGSFVAETLIGPLQELAAAYDEARRDPAFIAAYDKDLTHYVGRPSPIYHAERLSQQVGGAQILLKREDLNHTGAHKINNTIGQALLAARMGKKRIIAETGAGQHGVASATVAARLGLECVVYMGATDIERQKINVYRMKLLGATVVPVTSGSATLKDALNEAMRDWVTNVRDTFYIIGTVAGPDPYPRMVRDFNAIVGREARAQMLTDYGRLPDAITACVGGGSNAIGLFHAFLNDREVRIVGAEAAGDGIETGRHAASIAAGRPGVLHGNRTYVICDDDGQIIETHSVSAGLDYPGVGPEHAFLADSGRAEYLGITDDEALAAFHQLAHSEGILAALESSHAVAQAIKLARELPKDKLVLCNLSGRGDKDVHTIAAREGLIL
- a CDS encoding LysR family transcriptional regulator; translated protein: MSQTPLPPLNALRSFEATARLGGVGRAAEALHVTHGAISRQLRLLEEHLGVTLFEREGRGVRLTAAGTALQAACDGAFTQIRDAVDRLQRQQRPDALVLGCSGSILARWMIPRLPALQAELPQLALHWSAQDGSFTEQQQALDAVLLLAQPPWPRGWQVRELAPERVGVVVSPQHPAAARFRHQPPHALLGEPLLHTTSRPQAWPEWALSHGLDPAQLQLGTGFEHLYFLLEAAVAGLGVAIAPEPLVADELAAGRLLAPWGFGATGGFWVLATPEGRQDARVDALSDWLASTLA
- a CDS encoding toxic anion resistance protein, with the translated sequence MTQDTQANPVLAVAPTAVDDASLQALGLVREDLPRIAEIGRSLEDIRPGNLQVFGRDAAAKTAAFSSQLLDQVRNRDLDASGDKLGEVVRIARTLNLDALTQRSKLPVIGGLIDKLRASKGELVQKFSDTNRQIEQLLGDVGGQQALMGQRVGEFDRMHEIVREERHALGLHIAAGKQRLAELHLEQQANVGTDDPQLRIRQNELDNAIRLLDKRVGDLRVMQHAADQSLPMIRLIQANAIQLIEKFNTVRDITIPSWKRQFAIQLSLSEQKNAVELSNAIDDATNDLMRRNADLMRQTSVETAKANQRAVIDVATLRHAHDQLIATVEEVRSIHRDGMQQRQQAEVELARLRDEVQQRLAQPTAA